One window of Globicephala melas chromosome 2, mGloMel1.2, whole genome shotgun sequence genomic DNA carries:
- the ZBTB42 gene encoding zinc finger and BTB domain-containing protein 42, with the protein MEFPEHGGRLLGRLRQQRELGFLCDCTVLVGDARFPAHRAVLAACSVYFHLFYRDRPAGSRDTVRLNGDIVTAPAFGRLLDFMYEGRLDLRSLPVEDVLAAASYLHMYDIVKVCKNRLREKERALPLETPAPGAELPGQPPGPLSAWSPALCPAARKARLPPAGVKATRPPLALGPPPWQAPGESDRALDLSLKPGPRREPIHPPCVLQTPPCSQMQPGAQPIVKDESDSLSEQGDSRSPRCPHSPLQPPCVPAAPRLAGGLEPLPVSEVGSGELELEAERGAIEDVLRPAGRLCLCPLCGKLFPSAHVLQLHLSAHFRERDGGRARLSPDGAAPTCPLCRKTFSCTYTLKRHERTHSGEKPYTCVQCGKSFQYSHNLSRHAVVHTREKPHACRWCERRFTQSGDLYRHVRKFHCGLVKSLLV; encoded by the coding sequence ATGGAGTTCCCGGAGCACGGCGGGCGGCTGCTGGGCCGCCTGAGGCAGCAGCGTGAGCTGGGCTTCCTGTGCGACTGCACCGTGCTGGTGGGCGACGCGCGCTTCCCGGCCCACCGCGCCGTGCTGGCCGCGTGCAGCGTCTACTTCCATCTCTTCTACAGGGACCGGCCCGCGGGCAGCCGCGACACGGTGCGGCTCAACGGCGACATCGTCACGGCGCCCGCCTTCGGCCGTCTGCTGGACTTCATGTACGAGGGCCGCCTGGACCTGCGCAGCCTGCCCGTCGAGGACGTCCTGGCTGCGGCCAGCTACCTGCACATGTACGACATCGTCAAGGTCTGCAAGAACAGGCTCCGGGAGAAGGAGCGCGCACTGCCCCTGGAGACGCCTGCCCCTGGGGCAGAGCTGCCTGGCCAGCCCCCAGGCCCCTTGTCTGCCTGGTCCCCTGCACTCTGTCCAGCCGCCCGGAAGGCCAGGCTCCCTCCCGCTGGGGTCAAGGCCACGCGCCCTCCACTGGCACTGGGGCCTCCCCCCTGGCAGGCTCCTGGAGAGTCAGACCGGGCCCTGGACCTGTCGCTGAAGcctggcccgaggcgggagccaATCCACCCACCCTGCGTCCTCCAGACACCCCCTTGCAGCCAGATGCAGCCAGGGGCTCAGCCGATCGTGAAGGACGAGTCAGACTCACTGTCCGAGCAAGGGGACAGCAGAAGCCCTCGGTGCCCCCACAGCCCCCTGCAGCCGCCCTGTGTTCCTGCAGCCCCGCGCCTGGCCGGAGGCTTGGAGCCGCTGCCGGTCAGCGAAGTGGGCAGTGGGGAACTGGAGCTGGAGGCAGAGCGGGGGGCGATCGAGGATGTGCTGCGGCCGGCCGGGCGCCTCTGCCTCTGCCCGCTGTGTGGCAAGCTGTTCCCCAgcgcccacgtgctgcagctgcACCTCAGCGCCCACTTCCGCGAGCGGGACGGCGGCCGCGCCCGGCTCTCGCCCGACGGCGCAGCGCCCACCTGCCCGCTCTGCAGGAAGACCTTCTCCTGCACTTACACGCTGAAGAGGCACGAGCGCACGCACTCGGGCGAGAAGCCCTACACGTGTGTGCAGTGCGGCAAGAGCTTCCAGTACTCGCATAACCTGAGCCGCCACGCCGTGGTGCACACGCGCGAGAAACCCCACGCCTGCCGCTGGTGCGAGCGCCGCTTCACGCAGTCGGGGGACCTCTACCGCCACGTCCGCAAGTTCCACTGTGGCCTGGTCAAGTCCCTGCTGGTGTGA